One window from the genome of Pyrus communis chromosome 16, drPyrComm1.1, whole genome shotgun sequence encodes:
- the LOC137721453 gene encoding golgin candidate 3-like, producing MWSTIANLKENLNKMAQDVHDDDDDDEVYEIHAINGEKASSLSDRRNSHSFAHSKSPSRSPIPNGVDFTITPEIEQYKSEIKRLQESEAEIKALSKNYAALLKEKEDQISRLSKENGSLKQNLDSTTASLNAAKSENHKAAANGVNVLKGSGNQSPNRQHKVTSPAKIGYSGHQKQNGVVFTQDSTSNGISQLSDMQGSERELADLLEENNRSPTAVLATAEMKKLRMELKKERNQSEKIHQKLQEQQKLNEAIQEELKFLKLDREKTSVEISKISSELNEKMSEINRLQMELNRREDENANNGAESLKRLIATLQKENNSLKMEKNELEGALKVSRAASEMQKVESSESFPGKEEMEKSLREFDKNLKETRLERDKALQQLSRLKQHLLEKESEESEKMDEDSKIIEELRESNEYRRAQILHLEKALKQAIVNQDQFKMSNNNEIQKSKEVIADLNKRLESCMSTIDAKNVELLNLQTALGQYYAEIEAKEHLEGDLSQAREESAKLSRLLKEADHQAEASKKEKEEILYKLSQAEKIVVDWKSRVNKLEEDNAKLRLAVEQSMTRLNRMSVDSDYLVDRRIVIKLLVTYFQRNHSKEVLDLMARMLGFSDEDKQRIGVSQGAGKGVVRGVFSLPGRLVGGILGGGSAGLSANAAADNQSFADLWVDFLLKETEERERRELADDSGRSQEDSYRTPTKSHTGPSNPDHRTTSGAEPGFSRTNLSPIQNTSPSPFRSNFRLEHSDSEFSTVPLTSSESNPYASRMLPRY from the exons ATGTGGAGCACGATTGCGAACCTGAAGGAGAATCTTAACAAGATGGCGCAGGACGTCCACGACGATGACGACGATGATGAAGTATACGAGATCCATGCCATCAATGGAGAAAAAGCTTCTTCCTTATCTGATCGGAGGAATTCCCACAGCTTCGCCCATTCCAAATCCCCCTCCCGCTCTCCGATCCCCAATGGCGTCGATTTTACTATTACTCCAgag ATTGAACAGTACAAATCGGAGATTAAGAGGCTTCAGGAATCTGAGGCAGAAATAAAAGCATTATCAAAAAACTATGCAGCTCTGTTAAAGGAAAAAGAG GATCAAATATCCAGATTGAGTAAAGAAAATGGCTCATTGAAACAGAATCTGGACTCAACTACTGCATCTCTGAATGCAGCTAAAAGTGAAAATCACAAAGCAGCTGCAAATGGAGTCAACGTGCTCAAG GGAAGTGGTAATCAGTCGCCCAACAGACAGCATAAAGTGACAAGTCCAGCAAAAATTGGATACTCTGGACATCAGAAACAGAATGGTGTTGTCTTTACACAAGACAGTACCAGCAATGGGATTTCACAGCTTTCAGATATGCAAGGGAGTGAAAGG GAGCTTGCAGATTTACTAGAAGAGAATAATAGGTCCCCGACAGCAGTGCTAGCTACTGCTGAGATGAAAAAATTGCGGATGGAACTTAAAAAAGAACGCAATCAGTCAGAAAAGATACATCAAAAGTTACAAG AACAACAGAAACTGAATGAAGCAATCCAGGAAGAGCTCAAATTTCTGAAGTTGGATAGAGAAAAG ACCTCTGTTGAGATAAGCAAAATAAGCAGTGAGTTGAATGAGAAAATGTCTGAGATAAATCGACTGCAAATGGAGTTGAATAGAAGGGAGGATGAAAATGCAAATAATGGTGCAGAGAGTTTGAAAAGGTTAATTGCAACCCTGCAGAAGGAAAATAATAGTCTTAAG ATGGAGAAAAATGAACTTGAGGGCGCTTTGAAAGTGAGCAGGGCCGCAAGTGAAATGCAG AAGGTGGAATCGTCAGAAAGTTTTCCTGGAAAGGAAGAAATGGAGAAATCATTACGAGAgtttgataaaaatttgaaggaaaCACGTCTTGAAAGGGACAAAGCCTTGCAACAATTGTCACGCCTTAAACAGCATTTGTTGGAAAAG GAATCTGAAGAGTCTGAAAAAATGGATGAAGACAGCAAAATTATTGAGGAACTTCGAGAAAGTAACGAATATCGAAGAGCTCAAATTTTACATTTGGAGAAAGCTTTGAAGCAGGCAATTGTAAATCAGGACCAATTCAAGATGAGCAACAACAATGaaattcagaaatcgaaggaaGTTATTGCTGATCTGAATAAAAGACTTGAAAGCTGCATGAGCACAATAGATGCCAAAAATGTTGAACTCTTGAATCTTCAAACTGCTCTTGGTCAGTACTATGCTGAAATTGAAGCTAAG GAACATTTGGAAGGAGATTTGTCTCAGGCAAGAGAAGAGTCAGCTAAGCTTTCTCGGCTCTTGAAA GAAGCGGATCATCAGGCAGAAGCAtcaaagaaggaaaaggaagaaattTTGTACAAGCTTTCACAAGCTGAAAAAATAGTAGTAGATTGGAAAAGCAGAGTAAATAAACTTGAGGAAGACAACGCAAAATTACGCCTAGCTGTTGAGCAGAGCATGACCAGGCTTAATAGGATGTCAGTAGATTCAGATTATCTTGTTGACAG ACGCATTGTGATCAAGTTACTGGTGACCTACTTCCAGAGAAACCACAGTAAAGAG GTTCTGGATCTTATGGCTCGCATGCTGGGATTCTCTGATGAAGACAAGCAGAGAATAGGCGTCTCTCAAGGTGCAGGCAAAGGTGTTGTTCGTGGAGTTTTCTCTCTACCTGGTCGCCTTGTTGGTGGAATTTTGGGAGGTGGTTCAGCTGGATTATCTGCAAATGCAGCAGCTGATAACCAG TCCTTTGCAGATCTGTGGGTTGATTTTCTTCTCAAAGAAACTGAAGAAAGGGAGAGACGGGAGTTGGCCGATGATTCAGGCAGATCTCAAGAAGATTCATATAGAACTCCAACCAAATCGCATACCGGTCCATCAAATCCTGACCACAGAACAACTAGTGGGGCTGAGCCTGGTTTCTCAAGAACAAATTTATCACCAATCCAAAACACAAGCCCCTCTCCTTTTCGAAGTAATTTTCGGTTGGAGCACTCTGATTCGGAATTCTCAACGGTTCCTCTCACATCGTCAGAAAGCAATCCGTACGCCTCAAGAATGCTTCCGAGATATTGA
- the LOC137719990 gene encoding reticulon-like protein B6, whose product MADEKEHAGSPVEDKPSLLEKMGDKIHVGDHDSSSSSSSDSDNEKSEKKTESVKAKVFRIFGRERPVHHVFGGGKPADVFLWRNKKVSAGVLGGTTAIWVLFELLEYHLLTLVGHILIGALVILFLWSNAHAFIHKTPPHIPKVHLPEEPFLQVASELRVQINCAFALLHDIASGRDLKKFLAVVAGLWVLSVVGKWCNFLTLFYICFVLLHTVPVIYEKYEDKIDPLAEKATIEFKKQYAVFDAKVLSKIPHGLKSKRS is encoded by the exons ATGGCCGATGAGAAGGAGCACGCTGGATCGCCGGTGGAGGATAAGCCATCGCTGTTGGAGAAGATGGGCGACAAGATCCACGTCGGTGATCACGATTCGTCGTCTTCCTCGTCTTCCGACTCGGATAACGAGAAATCGGAGAAGAAGACCGAGTCGGTGAAGGCCAAGGTTTTCCGGATTTTCGGCCGTGAGAGGCCGGTTCACCATGTGTTCGGCGGTGGAAAGC CTGCTGATGTGTTCTTGTGGAGAAACAAGAAGGTTTCGGCTGGAGTTCTCGGCGGAACCACCGCCATCTGGGTCCTCTTCGAGTTGCTTGAGTACCACCTGCTTACACTTGTTGGCCACATTCTGATTGGTGCCCTGGTAATCTTGTTCCTCTGGTCCAATGCCCATGCGTTTATCCACAA GACTCCCCCTCATATCCCGAAAGTTCACCTTCCTGAAGAACCATTCCTGCAGGTTGCATCTGAGCTGAGAGTTCAAATCAACTGTGCATTTGCACTGCTTCATGATATTGCATCTGGGAGAGACTTGAAAAAATTCCTCGCT GTTGTTGCTGGCTTGTGGGTTCTATCTGTTGTGGGCAAATGGTGCAACTTCCTGACATTGTTTTACATAT GCTTTGTTTTGCTGCACACCGTGCCCGTCATTTATGAGAAGTACGAAGACAAGATCGACCCGCTTGCAGAGAAGGCGACTATCGAGTTCAAAAAGCAGTATGCCGTGTTTGATGCCAAGGTTTTGAGTAAGATTCCGCATGGTCTAAAAAGCAAGAGGTCTTAG